The Rhodocytophaga rosea genome has a segment encoding these proteins:
- the rplP gene encoding 50S ribosomal protein L16 — MLQPKRTKFRKMQKGRVKGLATRGHSIAFGSFAVKSLEAGWITSRQIEAARISMTRAMKREGQVWIRVFPDKPITKKPAEVRMGKGKGAPEYWVAVVKPGTILFEATGVSTELASEALRLAAQKLPIKTKFVVRRDYVE, encoded by the coding sequence ATGTTACAGCCGAAAAGAACGAAGTTTAGAAAAATGCAAAAGGGCCGGGTGAAAGGTTTAGCCACAAGAGGCCATTCCATTGCTTTTGGATCATTTGCTGTAAAGTCTCTGGAAGCAGGATGGATTACCAGCCGTCAGATTGAGGCTGCCCGTATTTCAATGACCCGTGCAATGAAAAGAGAGGGACAGGTTTGGATTCGTGTATTTCCCGATAAACCTATCACTAAGAAGCCTGCTGAAGTAAGGATGGGTAAAGGTAAAGGAGCGCCAGAATATTGGGTAGCAGTGGTAAAACCAGGGACTATTCTGTTTGAAGCTACTGGTGTAAGTACTGAATTAGCTAGTGAAGCATTACGCTTGGCTGCTCAAAAATTGCCAATTAAAACAAAATTTGTTGTACGTAGAGATTACGTAGAATAA
- the rpmC gene encoding 50S ribosomal protein L29, producing the protein MKNAEIKSLSVDELQEKLAAEQETLQKLAFGHAISPIENPMKIRVSRKTIARLKTQLRAVELTNQKTTK; encoded by the coding sequence ATGAAAAACGCAGAAATTAAATCTCTCAGTGTAGATGAACTTCAGGAGAAGCTGGCGGCTGAGCAGGAAACATTACAAAAGCTTGCTTTTGGCCATGCCATATCTCCAATTGAAAACCCTATGAAAATACGCGTTAGCCGTAAAACAATAGCTAGGTTGAAAACTCAATTGCGCGCTGTAGAACTTACCAACCAAAAGACTACTAAATAA
- the rpsQ gene encoding 30S ribosomal protein S17 produces the protein METIEQRNVRKERVGKVVSNKMTKSITVAVERKVKHPIYGKFMKKTTKLMAHDEKNECGIGDTVRIMETRPLSKRKCWRLVEIIEKAK, from the coding sequence ATGGAAACGATAGAGCAAAGAAATGTCAGAAAAGAAAGAGTAGGTAAAGTCGTAAGCAATAAAATGACTAAATCTATTACTGTGGCAGTGGAGAGAAAGGTGAAGCATCCTATCTATGGTAAGTTTATGAAGAAGACCACAAAGCTAATGGCGCATGATGAAAAGAATGAATGTGGTATTGGAGATACGGTTCGGATTATGGAAACTCGTCCGTTGAGTAAGAGAAAGTGCTGGAGATTAGTAGAAATTATTGAAAAAGCTAAATAA
- the rplN gene encoding 50S ribosomal protein L14 → MIQQESRLTVADNSGAKEVLVIRVLGGTRKKYASIGDKIVVTVKSALSSSNLKKGTVSKAVIVRTKKEVRRKDGSYIRFEDNAAVLLNNNDEPRGTRIFGPVARELREKQFMKIVSLAPEVL, encoded by the coding sequence ATGATACAACAGGAATCAAGATTGACTGTAGCAGATAACAGCGGTGCTAAAGAAGTGCTCGTTATCCGTGTACTGGGTGGTACCAGAAAAAAGTATGCCTCTATTGGTGACAAAATAGTTGTTACTGTAAAATCTGCACTTTCTTCCAGTAACCTGAAAAAAGGTACTGTATCAAAAGCAGTAATTGTAAGAACAAAAAAAGAAGTGCGCAGAAAAGACGGGTCTTATATCCGTTTTGAAGATAACGCTGCTGTTTTGTTAAACAATAATGATGAGCCTAGAGGTACTCGTATTTTTGGACCGGTTGCACGTGAACTGCGTGAAAAACAGTTTATGAAAATTGTATCATTGGCACCTGAAGTATTATAA
- the rplX gene encoding 50S ribosomal protein L24, which yields MEQTTKKPHKLHVRKGDTVKVISGNERGKTGKIVTVLVSKNRAVVEGLNMVSKHIKPSAKNPNGGIVTKEAPIHISNLMLVDPANGQATRVGRKLDSKGKLQRYSKKTGEIIKNG from the coding sequence ATGGAACAGACAACTAAAAAGCCACACAAACTACATGTTCGTAAAGGCGATACAGTAAAAGTTATTTCAGGAAACGAGCGTGGCAAAACCGGTAAAATTGTAACGGTGCTGGTTAGTAAAAACCGTGCGGTGGTAGAAGGATTAAACATGGTATCTAAGCATATTAAACCTTCTGCTAAAAACCCCAATGGTGGAATTGTTACCAAAGAAGCACCTATTCATATCAGCAATCTGATGCTGGTAGATCCTGCTAATGGACAAGCAACCAGAGTAGGACGGAAACTTGACAGTAAGGGTAAGTTACAAAGGTATTCAAAGAAAACAGGAGAAATTATAAAAAATGGCTAA
- the rplE gene encoding 50S ribosomal protein L5 has product MANPRLKDKYLQEVVPALKNKFQYKSVMQVPKLTKVVINKGIGAAVADKKLVDVGVEELTTISGQKAVATISKQAISNFKLRENMPIGAKVTLRGNKMYEFLDRLTTVALPRVRDFKGINDKGFDGRGNYTLGVKEQIIFPEISIDKVTKISGMDITFVTTAGTDEEGLELLKSLGMPFANQKK; this is encoded by the coding sequence ATGGCTAATCCAAGATTAAAAGACAAATATCTCCAGGAAGTAGTCCCTGCATTGAAAAATAAATTTCAATATAAATCTGTTATGCAGGTTCCTAAACTTACAAAGGTTGTAATCAATAAAGGAATTGGTGCTGCTGTAGCTGATAAAAAATTAGTAGATGTAGGCGTTGAAGAGCTAACCACTATATCAGGACAGAAAGCTGTTGCTACTATTTCCAAACAGGCAATTTCTAACTTTAAGCTTCGGGAGAATATGCCCATCGGCGCAAAGGTAACGCTGAGAGGAAATAAAATGTATGAATTCCTTGACCGTTTAACTACGGTTGCTTTACCTAGGGTACGGGATTTCAAAGGGATTAATGATAAAGGCTTTGATGGACGTGGTAATTATACACTAGGCGTAAAAGAACAAATTATATTCCCTGAAATTAGTATCGATAAGGTTACAAAAATATCTGGTATGGACATCACCTTTGTAACAACTGCCGGTACTGATGAAGAAGGATTAGAATTATTAAAATCACTAGGTATGCCATTTGCAAACCAGAAAAAATAA
- the rpsN gene encoding 30S ribosomal protein S14 → MAKESVKARERKREKLVAKYATKRAALKAAGDYEALDKLPKNASPVRLHNRCRLTGRPRGFMRKFGISRVTFREMASDGKIPGLTKASW, encoded by the coding sequence ATGGCAAAAGAATCTGTAAAAGCGCGCGAACGCAAAAGAGAAAAATTAGTGGCAAAATATGCTACTAAAAGAGCTGCTTTGAAAGCAGCCGGTGATTATGAAGCATTAGATAAATTACCAAAAAATGCTTCTCCTGTAAGGCTGCACAACAGATGCCGCTTAACGGGAAGACCAAGAGGATTTATGCGTAAATTTGGCATTTCAAGGGTAACTTTCAGGGAAATGGCTTCTGATGGAAAAATACCCGGACTTACAAAAGCAAGCTGGTAA